The sequence below is a genomic window from Nostoc flagelliforme CCNUN1.
CGATAACCTTGAAGAGATTTTTTGGCTTCCTCTAACATTGGGGCAGAATTATCGACTCCAACAATGGAAATATTTTTGCCAATATGGCGTCTGTAGATATCCCCAATCGTGCTTCCTGTTGCACATCCTAAATCTAGAATGAGCGAGTTCCGTCTGACAAACCAATCGGATACTTCTGCTACAGCAACTTGGGTATCCAAGTAGTAAGGAACTGATTTAATGACATGAGAATTAAACTTAGGTGCTACTTGAGCGCTAAATTCCCAACTACCTGGAGCGGCAAAAATACCATCGTCAACTTTTAGTCCGGCATCGTGTACCATGATGTGTTTTTCTCAACTTAAATATTACTATGTTTCTACTGGTTCTAGTTGCTGTGCATCGCCTGTTTCTTCTGTTCCTTCCTCGTCGGCAGCAACTTGAATGTTGAGCATTTCAGCAATAACGCTTCCCAGTGCTGCTGGGCTATTACCGTTGGGACTTAAGTCAGAAAGCTTTTCTACCCAAGCCTCATAAGTACTAAGAGGAATATGTTTGGAGAACATTCCAAACTGGACTTTAACTGTGCTTTCCAGTTCTTGTTCTATTTCTTCGTCACTGTGATTACGAATTTCATCTACACTTTGGGTTTCACCAAAAGCCAGGTTTTCAGCCTCATTGATAGCGTTGGCAACGATCGCCTCTGTTTCTTGAGCATTAAATCCTGTACCTGCTAGATCACTCTCATCAAAGGTTGACAAAATATCTGCCAACTTGTCGTAATCCCAATTCCCCGTTCGTTTGTTGACGATTGGCGGTAGTAGTAGCCCAAATTGCTTGATACCAGCACGCAGATCAGTTAGTTGCTTGGTTGTAATTATTCTGGGATTATTTTTTGTTAAAGCATTTACAGCTTTATCAATAGTCCAGGTTTCAAGCACCATTGCGTTTGATTCTTCAAGTGATTTTTCTTGTTTCTTTTTCATCCAAAATAATGTTTAAAATAATAGAGGACTAAATGTTTGAAAGTTGTTTATATGACCAATAACCGAGAAGAGAAGCCAAAGCAAATAGGCGGTTATCGTCCTGGCGCTGGGCGAAAATACAAAGGCGTTCCCACCGAGAAAATACGGATTAATAAAACCGTCAGTGAAAAACTCAAAAGCCATGTAGATTGGCTTGTGAAGACTGGAGGGAAGTTTATTTCGCAGCAAGACTATAGCTCCAAAGCAATCTTGAAATATGCTTCATCTCTCTCCAAAGACGAAAGCCTGATTCAAGAACTAGCTGCTGATATTACGCCCTCATCAGCACCGTGGGGAACGCTCACAATTACTCAAGAAGCCTACAAAGAACTAGAGAATTTAGTTACAAAAATAGAACCTATTACACCTGTATATACCAATTTATCTAATGTTTTTACAGTGATAATACTGAAAGAGATTAAAACACAGAAAAAAATGTTGTCTTCATCAAAGTCAAAACTGCAATCCTAGCGGCTTTTGCCTCACCAACATAATGTTGCAAATAATCAAAAAATGTGTTAGGGTCAAGGTGTGGTAAACAATCAGAGCCGCGATTACAAGGAGGTAAATAGTAATTTTTCAAGACCTAATTAATCAATAAAAAATGAGTAATCAACCAACTTGGACAAGCGTTGTAACTGAAATATCTCCTGGAAAATTTCAGTTGACAGTAATCGATTCTAATCATTGCATCCTTTGGCATCGCCATTGTTTCACGACTTTTGAAAAAGCTGAAAAGTTTTCTTTAAAATCTTCGGAAACGATCCATAATTATCAGTGGCTTTGCGTTTATGGTGATGCGCTGGATTGGTGTTTCTTTGAGAAGTTCTTTCTTTTAGTTAGCGAGGACGTTATCTATAGACATTGGGTAGTTTCAATCACCGAATCGCTTGGTGATTTTTATTTAGAAATTCACGATCCTTGGGGCGTTCAAATAAACCTAACTCCAATGAGTATGGATGACGCGACAGAACTTGAGGCACTATCTGAGTGCCAACAGTATATCGACGCGGTTGAATTTTCCAGGCATCCTTGCCCAGGACAACTTTCACTATTTGAGGTTCAAGCATGACCACAACATCAGTAACGCCAACTCTCGCAATTGGCGACACCGTAGAGATTCTGCGATCGCAAGATCCCAAAGTCACCACCTACAACGGAACCGAAGCGGTAATCACTGGATTTAGTGCCAAGGGTTGGGCAAAAATCCAATACCACGATGGTAAAACTGCGACCTTGAAGCCCGATTGGATATCCCTAAAACAATCAGCCCCAGCTGTCACTGAGGCTGAAGTAGAAGAAGAAGAAACGGTGGTCACAACCGATTCTGAATCTGCTTCTGTTGCTGACGCTCAATCTGTTGAACCCGAAGTGCAACCCGAAACTATCCCTGAACCGGAAGTTGCTACTGAAGCCAACAGCATTGGCTACTTTAAATTCTCCTGCAATAGTGCCGTTTTTGCCAAGGTGATTTCTCAAGTGCGGCGGGTCATCCGCACGATGTCGATTCACCCAATCCTGTCCAACGTCAAGATTACCGCTTCGTCCGAGAGTAAGCAAGTTGAGGTAGTAGGGTTTGATTTAAGCTTAGGGGTGATAGCCTGTTTTACAGCTACAGAAGTTACCGTGGGCGGTAGTTACACCCTTTCTGTCTCGATTTTGAGCGACATCCTTTCTCAACTTCCCGAAGGGACGATTACTCTAGAACGCAACGAGTCTTCGCCCAAGGCGAAGCTGACAACCTCCAATGGCATATTTGAACTCTCAGGGCTTGATGCTTACGACTTCCCTGAGTTGCCCATTCCAAAGCAAAATGTGACGACGCTAAAAATCAGTAGCAAGTCGCTACGGGTGGGATGTGGCAGTATTCTATATGCAGCATCCACCGACCAGACCAAAATGGTTTTGTGTGGTGGACACATGGTATTTGGAACCGAAGGCAAGTTTGAAATAGCTGCTACTGATGGGCATCGGTTGGCTTTGTTTCGATGTAAGGATCTAATAAGTTCCACGCCTGAAATTGAATCAGAACAGCATCTGACCGTTCCGGCGCGATCGCTCCATGAGGTTGAGCGATATCTAGTAAAGGATGAGGCAATTGTTGAAATCAGCTATGAAGCAAGCATTGACTCTGGCCCGAGCATAGTCCAATTCAAGCTTGAGGGAGCGACCATTATTACTCGCCTCCTCGAAGGTCAATATCCTAGCTACAACGATCTGATGCCGAAAAAGTTTCAGCGAGAAGTTTGGGTAGAACGCCTACCTTTGGTTGGTTCTATCGGACGGGTCGCGGTGCTAGCGGCGCTCAAACATTACCTGATCAAGATAGTTGTAGAGTCCAAGAGGATAACGTTGTCTTCTGAAGATGAGGATACAGGGTCAGGAACTGAAGCAATCCCGGCTGAGGTATCTGGTGAGGATATCAAGATAGCTTTCAACATCAAGTACTTATCAGAAGCTCTAAAGAGTATTGGTACTCAAGAAGTCGCTATCAAGATTAATGGCCCGGCTACTCCAGTGATTTGTACTCCATTGAATGGGTACGACATCGTGGCGTTAATCATGCCCGTGCAGCTTAGGAACTAGATAAATGTGCGATCGCGTGGGTGTGATCGCACTCTCTTTACTGTCAAAAAAGTATCCAAACATGACTCAGAAATTAGATACCTCCTGCCAAGCAAGAATTGGAGTTCAGGCGGGGGACGCGGTTCGACTGACTCAGCCTTGGAAGGAAGCCAAGATTGGGCAAATTGGAATCATCCAGGGAATGCGGCATACAAGGCTTGTTAGTGGAAACATAACTTTTAACTATTCTGCGTTCCGGGATGACCGAGTTGTAAGTTGTTCCGGTGGCGCCGGCACAATAATCACCTACACAGATCGCCTAGTCCCGACTGGCGAAACAATGCTGATTTGGTACTGGCGCTGGAAAAATGGTTATGTGGAAGGCGATAACGGCGAAGAGTACGCAATGAATGTATACGTTTGGGAATGGGATGGAACGAATTAATTCTTGACCGAATGGCACTAAGAAAAGCCGAAACCCTTATGGGTTAAGCACTCTGGAATTGCTTTCGTAATTCATTGCGAGGTTTAGTCATCAAGGGGTAAACTTTGGGGCGACGTTTACGAACTCGTGGTTCACTACGACCTGGGCGATCGCTCACAGCCCAGCAATTCTCATTTTGAAATAAATAGAGTATTAACCCCCATTTTGAAATTCAAAATATAGTACAAAATAACTAGTTTTCCGGGAGAGGCGATGCTTGTGGCGAGGGAAGCGATCGCTAAAAAAACAATTTTACCGATTGATTAAGTATAAATACTCAGTTCGTTGGCGGAAATTGGCTGACAACGAAAAGGGGAAATCCAGCAAAAAAGTTCTGTTTTGAGAAAAGAGAACTCAAGCGAAATAAAAATTTCTAACTGTTGTCATCCAGGTAAAATTGGTGAGTTAAAAATCCACTTCTCGCGTCAAATTATTCCAAGATGGCTCAAAAAGCGGCGACCATAGAAATTTCTGAATTAATGCAATTTTTACGGTCATTATTACATGACTTACATTCTTACTGAATATGTCCCGAACACAAAAGGAAATTCTAGCTAAAAATGTCAATTTTTTGAGAGGAGGTAAAGATTATTAATTGAGAGAACTTACAAAGTAGTCCAGAATTTCAGCTATATTTATAAGTTGAAATCTATTTTTGCATGGGCAGATTTTTGAAATTATTTCTCTTCAGTTAATTATCATGATTATCTTTCACATAAATCATAATTAGACAAAAATTCTCTATGTAAACAAGAGGACTTTATCTTCTTTTATTTTCAAAATGAGAATTGCTGTTTTGAAAGTATTTCATGAACGAGTAAGCTTTTTCTAACTGGAAAATTTTTAGACGACGCTGCACAGTTACCGCCTCGATTTGGCAGCACTTACTAAAATAGCGATCGCAGCAAAGCGTCCACTGCTCTTAAGGCATTAATGCCTGTAATCATTATGGAGTATAGGTTAGAGCTTTTCTTAGTGCCATTCCATCAATTGAGTGGTAACAAGCACAGATCAGTCGATAACCCGCAACTTGGGTTATTAGATTCCTTGGAATCTATTCCAAATTAGCTTTCACCTACCTTCTCTACTTTACCTATAGAAATCGTAAGTTATAGAGAAATAGGAATTTTGTCTGCAATTTTTAATTATTGGACTTTGGACAAAAAAACTGGTTCGCGTATAGTTTGCGAACAAAACGAATGATTAATCTTATTTATATTTTTCCGCCTTTTCTATCAAATATGCTGAACCTACTAATCAGAAACTTCAATAGATAAAGTAATATAAAAAACTATATTTTATAGTGATATTACTTATTTGGCTGGGGACGAAAATTGTAAGGAAAGCGTATTAATTACCTGACTTTTCCCGTTAAGGGGTCATGACGAAATACGTGTAAAATGGGACACGTTGTAAAGTTTTGTAAAGAAATCCGGCTGAAAGCATTGATTTGTAGAAATTTTGAACCAAAACTAGGTTCAGTCGAGCCAAAATTTCTGGAAGCGATCGCTCGTGAGTTCTGTGTAGCGAATAGTGTGTTGAATATTCTTATGTCCCAGATAAGCCTGAATAGCTCTGGTGTCATGACCATGAGATGCTAAATAAAACCCGCAGGCATAACGTAACATATGCGGATGCACCGATAAAGCTACAAGAGCAAGATGCCTTTCTTTGTAATGTTTCCATACATAAGCAAGAGATGAGCGGCTTATTAGTGATATATATTTTTTGAAGTTAAAAATCATACACACCCATTCAGAGTGACATCTATAGAACGTACTGCTTACCCCAGGTTGAAGCGCTACTTTACTGCCAAAGAACTTACGGAAATTTACACTCCTACAAAATCAGAAATTGCTTTCGCCTATAGCACTGCCAAGGGACAAAGCAATATCTTTAACTTAATAGTTTTATTAAAAGCATTTCAGCGATTAGGGTATTTTCCAAAACTTTCTGAGATTCCCAACTCAATAATCAATCACATTCGTGGCTGCTTAAAAATGCCAAGTGAGATTGTTTTAGGTTATGAAAACAACAAAACAATGTATCGGCATCGAGTTGCTATCCGCGAATATCTCAAGGTAAATGATTTTGATAAAAATGCCAGACACTTAGCAGCATTAGCTGTACATGAATCAGCTAAAGTCATGGATAATCCTGCTGATTTAATCAACGTCGCTATTGGCGAACTAATCAAACAACGGTACGAATTACCGGGATTTTACACTTTAGACAGATTAGTACGTCGTATCCGACATTTAGTTAATCAAAAAATATTTAATTTTGTTATTAACCGACTTGAGCAAGAATATATCGAGTATATAAATAGCTTATTAGATAGTTATCCGACCGAAAGGCTTACCCCTTTTAATAATCTCAAGCAGCTACCCAAGCGTCCAACTCGCAATCATCTCAATGATTTACTTATACACTTCACTTGGTTGGAAACATTAGGGGATGTCAAACCATTCTTAGACCAAATTACTGCTACTAAGATACAACATTTTGCTGCTGAGGCTAGGGTTTTAACTGCTTCTGAGATGAAAGCAATTACGCTTCCCAAGCGAATTACTATTTTACTATGCTTAATTTATTCGGCTCAAGTACAAACCAGGGATAATTTAATTGAAATGTTCCTTAAAAGGATGCGTAGTATTCATCATAAAGCTAAAGAAGAACTAGATAAACTCCGAGAAAAACAACAATCAGCTATAGAGAGATTACTGGGAGTTTTTACCAATGTTCTGGAAATTTTTGTAGATGAACCAGTAAATACAGAAATTCTAGGTCAGGTAAATCAGGTTTTGGCACCCGGAGGAGGAGCGCAGCAATTGTTGAATGAATGCGAAGCTGTCAATGCCTATAAGGGGAACAACTATCTTCCATTAATATGGCGTTTTTATAAAAGCCACCGCCGTGTTTTTTTTCGGTTACTAAGTGCTTTGAAGTTTTCATCTACTAGCAGTGAAAAAAGTGTAGTAGACGCATTAAAATTCCTTGTTGAAAATTCACATCGACGTGGCGAATTTATTAAAGAGAGTATCAATCTGGATTTTGCTTCACCCCAATGGCAGAAACTTGTGTTGACTCAAAATGGAGAACATTCTCAAATTATTCGTCGTCATTTGGAAGTTTGTGTTTTCTCTTATTTGGCGGCAGAATTAAGGTCTGGGGATATCTGTGTTCATGGTAGCGAGGATTATGCTGACCACAGAGAGCAACTACTTCCTTGGTCAGAATGTTTACCTCTGATTGACCAATATTGTCAGAATTTGGGTTTGGCTTCAACTGCCGATAGCTTTGTTCAGCAATTAAAGTCAATGCTTGCTGATACAGCACTTCAAGTAGATGAAGCTTATCCTGATAACCGTCAAGTTGTTATTAATGACCAAGGAGAACCAGTATTAAAAAAGCCGCCACGTCATGAATTGAGTCTCCAAGCCAAGGCACTGATAGAAGCAGTTGAAGAACGTTTTCCAGAACGCAATTTAATTGATATTCTGAAAAATGTTGATTATTGGACTAATTTTACAAGACATTTTGGGCCAATGAGCGGCTCTGACCCCAAGTTAGAACATGCTATTGAGCGTTATTTACTAACTACCTTTGCTTATGGTTGTAACTTAGGTCCAACACAAGCAGCACGACATATGCGGGGAGTGGTAACTGCCAGAGAGCTTTCCTTTGTCAATCGTCGTCATGTGAATGCAGATAAACTAAATGCAGCATTGACCGATATAATTAATCGCTACAATGTTTTGAACTTACCAAAGTTATGGGGTGACGGCTCAACGGCAGCAGCAGATGGAACCAAGTATGAACTTTATGAAGATAACCTGCTGTCTGAGTACCATATTCGATATGGAGGTTATGGTGGCATTGCTTACCATCACGTTGCTGATAGTTATGTGGCATTATTTAGCCACTTTATTTCTTGCGGAACATGGGAAGCAGTTTATATCATTGAAGGCTTGTTAAAAAACAACTCTGATATCCAGCCAGATACAATTCATGCCGA
It includes:
- the dnaN gene encoding DNA polymerase III subunit beta; its protein translation is MTTTSVTPTLAIGDTVEILRSQDPKVTTYNGTEAVITGFSAKGWAKIQYHDGKTATLKPDWISLKQSAPAVTEAEVEEEETVVTTDSESASVADAQSVEPEVQPETIPEPEVATEANSIGYFKFSCNSAVFAKVISQVRRVIRTMSIHPILSNVKITASSESKQVEVVGFDLSLGVIACFTATEVTVGGSYTLSVSILSDILSQLPEGTITLERNESSPKAKLTTSNGIFELSGLDAYDFPELPIPKQNVTTLKISSKSLRVGCGSILYAASTDQTKMVLCGGHMVFGTEGKFEIAATDGHRLALFRCKDLISSTPEIESEQHLTVPARSLHEVERYLVKDEAIVEISYEASIDSGPSIVQFKLEGATIITRLLEGQYPSYNDLMPKKFQREVWVERLPLVGSIGRVAVLAALKHYLIKIVVESKRITLSSEDEDTGSGTEAIPAEVSGEDIKIAFNIKYLSEALKSIGTQEVAIKINGPATPVICTPLNGYDIVALIMPVQLRN
- a CDS encoding Tn3 family transposase, encoding MTSIERTAYPRLKRYFTAKELTEIYTPTKSEIAFAYSTAKGQSNIFNLIVLLKAFQRLGYFPKLSEIPNSIINHIRGCLKMPSEIVLGYENNKTMYRHRVAIREYLKVNDFDKNARHLAALAVHESAKVMDNPADLINVAIGELIKQRYELPGFYTLDRLVRRIRHLVNQKIFNFVINRLEQEYIEYINSLLDSYPTERLTPFNNLKQLPKRPTRNHLNDLLIHFTWLETLGDVKPFLDQITATKIQHFAAEARVLTASEMKAITLPKRITILLCLIYSAQVQTRDNLIEMFLKRMRSIHHKAKEELDKLREKQQSAIERLLGVFTNVLEIFVDEPVNTEILGQVNQVLAPGGGAQQLLNECEAVNAYKGNNYLPLIWRFYKSHRRVFFRLLSALKFSSTSSEKSVVDALKFLVENSHRRGEFIKESINLDFASPQWQKLVLTQNGEHSQIIRRHLEVCVFSYLAAELRSGDICVHGSEDYADHREQLLPWSECLPLIDQYCQNLGLASTADSFVQQLKSMLADTALQVDEAYPDNRQVVINDQGEPVLKKPPRHELSLQAKALIEAVEERFPERNLIDILKNVDYWTNFTRHFGPMSGSDPKLEHAIERYLLTTFAYGCNLGPTQAARHMRGVVTARELSFVNRRHVNADKLNAALTDIINRYNVLNLPKLWGDGSTAAADGTKYELYEDNLLSEYHIRYGGYGGIAYHHVADSYVALFSHFISCGTWEAVYIIEGLLKNNSDIQPDTIHADTQGQSTPVFALAYLLGIKLMPRIRNWKDLNFFRPDKETIYKHIDLLFKDPINWGLIKTHWQDLLQVVLSIQAGKVSSPVLLRKLGNYSHKNRLYQAFQELGRVVRTVFLLEYISDIKLRQQITAATNKVEAYHGFSKWFFFGGFGIIGYNSPEEQEKIIKYNDLIANAVIFHNVVDLTNILRDLKREGYLIMREDVTALSPYMNSHIKRFGDYSIDLDTLPQTLDEVAAFVFV
- a CDS encoding ParB N-terminal domain-containing protein, which produces MKKKQEKSLEESNAMVLETWTIDKAVNALTKNNPRIITTKQLTDLRAGIKQFGLLLPPIVNKRTGNWDYDKLADILSTFDESDLAGTGFNAQETEAIVANAINEAENLAFGETQSVDEIRNHSDEEIEQELESTVKVQFGMFSKHIPLSTYEAWVEKLSDLSPNGNSPAALGSVIAEMLNIQVAADEEGTEETGDAQQLEPVET
- a CDS encoding tyrosine-type recombinase/integrase, which translates into the protein MIFNFKKYISLISRSSLAYVWKHYKERHLALVALSVHPHMLRYACGFYLASHGHDTRAIQAYLGHKNIQHTIRYTELTSDRFQKFWLD